Genomic DNA from Candidatus Atribacteria bacterium:
CTATAATCTGAGGATTATTTATAATTGAACCCAGCATATATAAATTATTTTTTCTAGTATTTAAGGCATCTTTTGCTAATTGTACCGATTTTTTCACACCAAAACAAAATCCCATTTTTTTAGATAGTATTATTTCCAATTCTTTTTCCTTTGTCTTCTTTTATATTATTTATTATCTTTAAAATATGATCTTTAACTTCCTCAATGCTTTTTCCTGTAGAATCAATAAGAATAGCATCTTTTGCCTTGATTAAAGGGGCGTATTTTCTCTTGGTGTCAATGCTATCCCTCTGTATTATCTGTTTTTTTACTTCTTCGTAATCTAGGTTAAAACCTTTGTTTGTTAACTCTTTATATCTTCTTTTGATTCTTTCCTTTTCAGAAGCAATAAAATAGAACTTTATATCTGCTTGCGGCAAGATCACCGAACCTATATCTCTCCCTTCCATTACAATATTTCCTTGAGCTGCCAATTCTCTTTGAAGATAAATTAATTGCTCTCTAATTTTAGGCTGTCTGGCTATTTGAGAAACATTTTGGTCGATTCTGGGATTGCGTATTTCCTCACTTACGTCTTCTCCGTCAACAAAAATATGATAATAATCATTTGAATTCTTACTATTTGATCTCTTTATACTTATACTGGTATTTGAAACGATGCTGGAAATCACTTCTTCATCGTTTATATTAATATTGTTTTTCAGAATCTTCCAGGTTATTGCCCGATAAATTGCTCCAGTATCAATGTATAAAAAACCTAATTCCCTTGCAATCAATTTACCCATTGTACTTTTTCCCACTGCTGCTGGTC
This window encodes:
- a CDS encoding 4-hydroxy-3-methylbut-2-enyl diphosphate reductase; translated protein: MEIILSKKMGFCFGVKKSVQLAKDALNTRKNNLYMLGSIINNPQII
- a CDS encoding (d)CMP kinase, with protein sequence MKKNSLIIAIDGPAAVGKSTMGKLIARELGFLYIDTGAIYRAITWKILKNNININDEEVISSIVSNTSISIKRSNSKNSNDYYHIFVDGEDVSEEIRNPRIDQNVSQIARQPKIREQLIYLQRELAAQGNIVMEGRDIGSVILPQADIKFYFIASEKERIKRRYKELTNKGFNLDYEEVKKQIIQRDSIDTKRKYAPLIKAKDAILIDSTGKSIEEVKDHILKIINNIKEDKGKRIGNNTI